A single region of the Pan troglodytes isolate AG18354 chromosome 18, NHGRI_mPanTro3-v2.0_pri, whole genome shotgun sequence genome encodes:
- the C16H16orf46 gene encoding uncharacterized protein C16orf46 homolog isoform X1: protein MDLCQKNETDLENAENNEIQFTEETEPTYTCPDGKSEKNHVYCLLDVSDITLEQDEKAKEFIIGTGWEEAVQGWGRTSPAACIWPRKIPKKARVGEGACSDCLVCVNLSHWSLQTKPPTEGGPEKDQSSPSQTQAAPQGPSTASRAISDICFPTYFRAEKKSLQIKEFIWCNKDWAIPGTNRGKAFGNPSGGAHRGLSIPGPLTSRAVLVLPPLKASLSNALDVLGKKSKNSFLQSEEKVLDVEKDACVACAYGLKTADGKGEKRASELAKHPMVNDTPSSPSPAARTSLLTDPEQRCLHWSLLSEKNLACPPDPSNVRYLAALQLLQKRGVQNYKSKFKAKEPRSPVITRKHVLPKAKQENRPQMLETKVFPRPLLPSLTMEFRSSCPSWSAMAQSWLTATSASWVQVILLPQPPE from the exons ATGGATCTCTGTCAGAAAAATGAGACTGACTtagaaaatgctgaaaataatgaaattcagtTCACAGAAGAAACAGAACCAACCTATACTTGTCCAGatggaaaaagtgaaaaaaatcatgtttattgTCTTCTCGATGTCAGTGACATTACGCTTGAACAAGATGAAAAAGCCAAAGAGTTTATTATTGGAACTGGATGGGAAGAGGCA GTCCAAGGGTGGGGAAGGACTTCTCCAGCTGCCTGCATCTGGCCGAGGAAGATACCAAAAAAGGCGAGGGTAGGGGAAGGTGCCTGCAGCGACTGCTTGGTGTGTGTTAACCTCTCCCACTGGAGCCTCCAGACTAAGCCTCCTACTGAGGGGGGCCCAGAGAAGGATCAGAGCAGCCCCTCCCAGACTCAGGCAGCCCCCCAGGGCCCCAGCACTGCTTCCAGGGCGATTAGCGACATCTGCTTTCCCACCTACTTTCGAGCAGAGAAAAAAAGTCTGCAAATCAAGGAGTTTATTTGGTGCAACAAAGACTGGGCCATCCCCGGCACTAATAGGGGCAAGGCCTTTGGGAATCCCAGTGGAGGGGCCCACAGAGGGCTGTCCATCCCAGGCCCCCTGACTTCCAGGGCCGTCCTAGTTCTGCCTCCCCTGAAGGCTTCACTTTCAAATGCTTTGGATGTTCTGGGTAAGAAGAGTAAGAACTCTTTCTTGCAGTCAGAAGAGAAGGTGCTGGATGTGGAAAAGGATGCGTGTGTGGCTTGTGCATATGGCTTGAAAACAGCAGATGGGAAAGGTGAAAAAAGAGCCAGTGAGCTGGCTAAACACCCTATGGTCAACGACACGccatcctccccttccccagcGGCCCGGACATCCCTGCTGACCGATCCGGAGCAGCGCTGCCTGCATTGGTCCCTCCTGTCTGAGAAAAACCTGGCGTGCCCTCCAGACCCCAGCAACGTTCGCTACCTTGCTGCCTTGCAGCTTCTGCAGAAACGGGGAGTGCAAAACTACAAATCCAAATTCAAAGCCAAGGAGCCAAGATCTCCTGTGATCACCCGAAAGCATGTTCTCCCAAAGGCCAAGCAGGAAAACAGGCCCCAAATGCTGGAGACCAAAGTTTTCCCAAGACCTCTCTTGCCGTCTCTCACA atggagtttcgctcttcttgtccaagctggagtgcaatggcacaatcttggctcactgcaacctccgcctcctgggttcaagtgattcttctgcctcagcctcctgagtag
- the C16H16orf46 gene encoding uncharacterized protein C16orf46 homolog isoform X2, whose translation MDLCQKNETDLENAENNEIQFTEETEPTYTCPDGKSEKNHVYCLLDVSDITLEQDEKAKEFIIGTGWEEAVQGWGRTSPAACIWPRKIPKKARVGEGACSDCLVCVNLSHWSLQTKPPTEGGPEKDQSSPSQTQAAPQGPSTASRAISDICFPTYFRAEKKSLQIKEFIWCNKDWAIPGTNRGKAFGNPSGGAHRGLSIPGPLTSRAVLVLPPLKASLSNALDVLGKKSKNSFLQSEEKVLDVEKDACVACAYGLKTADGKGEKRASELAKHPMVNDTPSSPSPAARTSLLTDPEQRCLHWSLLSEKNLACPPDPSNVRYLAALQLLQKRGVQNYKSKFKAKEPRSPVITRKHVLPKAKQENRPQMLETKVFPRPLLPSLTVSRVIIPVSTHRIL comes from the exons ATGGATCTCTGTCAGAAAAATGAGACTGACTtagaaaatgctgaaaataatgaaattcagtTCACAGAAGAAACAGAACCAACCTATACTTGTCCAGatggaaaaagtgaaaaaaatcatgtttattgTCTTCTCGATGTCAGTGACATTACGCTTGAACAAGATGAAAAAGCCAAAGAGTTTATTATTGGAACTGGATGGGAAGAGGCA GTCCAAGGGTGGGGAAGGACTTCTCCAGCTGCCTGCATCTGGCCGAGGAAGATACCAAAAAAGGCGAGGGTAGGGGAAGGTGCCTGCAGCGACTGCTTGGTGTGTGTTAACCTCTCCCACTGGAGCCTCCAGACTAAGCCTCCTACTGAGGGGGGCCCAGAGAAGGATCAGAGCAGCCCCTCCCAGACTCAGGCAGCCCCCCAGGGCCCCAGCACTGCTTCCAGGGCGATTAGCGACATCTGCTTTCCCACCTACTTTCGAGCAGAGAAAAAAAGTCTGCAAATCAAGGAGTTTATTTGGTGCAACAAAGACTGGGCCATCCCCGGCACTAATAGGGGCAAGGCCTTTGGGAATCCCAGTGGAGGGGCCCACAGAGGGCTGTCCATCCCAGGCCCCCTGACTTCCAGGGCCGTCCTAGTTCTGCCTCCCCTGAAGGCTTCACTTTCAAATGCTTTGGATGTTCTGGGTAAGAAGAGTAAGAACTCTTTCTTGCAGTCAGAAGAGAAGGTGCTGGATGTGGAAAAGGATGCGTGTGTGGCTTGTGCATATGGCTTGAAAACAGCAGATGGGAAAGGTGAAAAAAGAGCCAGTGAGCTGGCTAAACACCCTATGGTCAACGACACGccatcctccccttccccagcGGCCCGGACATCCCTGCTGACCGATCCGGAGCAGCGCTGCCTGCATTGGTCCCTCCTGTCTGAGAAAAACCTGGCGTGCCCTCCAGACCCCAGCAACGTTCGCTACCTTGCTGCCTTGCAGCTTCTGCAGAAACGGGGAGTGCAAAACTACAAATCCAAATTCAAAGCCAAGGAGCCAAGATCTCCTGTGATCACCCGAAAGCATGTTCTCCCAAAGGCCAAGCAGGAAAACAGGCCCCAAATGCTGGAGACCAAAGTTTTCCCAAGACCTCTCTTGCCGTCTCTCACAGTGAGCAGAGTTATCATTCCCGTCTCTACCCACAGGATCCTCTGA
- the C16H16orf46 gene encoding uncharacterized protein C16orf46 homolog isoform X3: MDLCQKNETDLENAENNEIQFTEETEPTYTCPDGKSEKNHVYCLLDVSDITLEQDEKAKEFIIGTGWEEAVQGWGRTSPAACIWPRKIPKKARVGEGACSDCLVCVNLSHWSLQTKPPTEGGPEKDQSSPSQTQAAPQGPSTASRAISDICFPTYFRAEKKSLQIKEFIWCNKDWAIPGTNRGKAFGNPSGGAHRGLSIPGPLTSRAVLVLPPLKASLSNALDVLGKKSKNSFLQSEEKVLDVEKDACVACAYGLKTADGKGEKRASELAKHPMVNDTPSSPSPAARTSLLTDPEQRCLHWSLLSEKNLACPPDPSNVRYLAALQLLQKRGVQNYKSKFKAKEPRSPVITRKHVLPKAKQENRPQMLETKVFPRPLLPSLTHRKKKIK; encoded by the exons ATGGATCTCTGTCAGAAAAATGAGACTGACTtagaaaatgctgaaaataatgaaattcagtTCACAGAAGAAACAGAACCAACCTATACTTGTCCAGatggaaaaagtgaaaaaaatcatgtttattgTCTTCTCGATGTCAGTGACATTACGCTTGAACAAGATGAAAAAGCCAAAGAGTTTATTATTGGAACTGGATGGGAAGAGGCA GTCCAAGGGTGGGGAAGGACTTCTCCAGCTGCCTGCATCTGGCCGAGGAAGATACCAAAAAAGGCGAGGGTAGGGGAAGGTGCCTGCAGCGACTGCTTGGTGTGTGTTAACCTCTCCCACTGGAGCCTCCAGACTAAGCCTCCTACTGAGGGGGGCCCAGAGAAGGATCAGAGCAGCCCCTCCCAGACTCAGGCAGCCCCCCAGGGCCCCAGCACTGCTTCCAGGGCGATTAGCGACATCTGCTTTCCCACCTACTTTCGAGCAGAGAAAAAAAGTCTGCAAATCAAGGAGTTTATTTGGTGCAACAAAGACTGGGCCATCCCCGGCACTAATAGGGGCAAGGCCTTTGGGAATCCCAGTGGAGGGGCCCACAGAGGGCTGTCCATCCCAGGCCCCCTGACTTCCAGGGCCGTCCTAGTTCTGCCTCCCCTGAAGGCTTCACTTTCAAATGCTTTGGATGTTCTGGGTAAGAAGAGTAAGAACTCTTTCTTGCAGTCAGAAGAGAAGGTGCTGGATGTGGAAAAGGATGCGTGTGTGGCTTGTGCATATGGCTTGAAAACAGCAGATGGGAAAGGTGAAAAAAGAGCCAGTGAGCTGGCTAAACACCCTATGGTCAACGACACGccatcctccccttccccagcGGCCCGGACATCCCTGCTGACCGATCCGGAGCAGCGCTGCCTGCATTGGTCCCTCCTGTCTGAGAAAAACCTGGCGTGCCCTCCAGACCCCAGCAACGTTCGCTACCTTGCTGCCTTGCAGCTTCTGCAGAAACGGGGAGTGCAAAACTACAAATCCAAATTCAAAGCCAAGGAGCCAAGATCTCCTGTGATCACCCGAAAGCATGTTCTCCCAAAGGCCAAGCAGGAAAACAGGCCCCAAATGCTGGAGACCAAAGTTTTCCCAAGACCTCTCTTGCCGTCTCTCACA